One Thioclava electrotropha DNA segment encodes these proteins:
- the trhO gene encoding oxygen-dependent tRNA uridine(34) hydroxylase TrhO, which produces MFTVAALYHFTRFESPEAIKAPLAKIACAHGVKGSLLIAREGINGTIAGTREGIDAVLAHIRSLPGCADLEWKESAAEEMPFGKMKVRLKREIVTMGEPDIDPKARVGHYVEPQDWNTLISSPDTVVIDTRNDYEIEIGTFEGAIDPGTKSFREFPQWWRDNAHRFHNKRVAMFCTGGIRCEKSTNFLLSEGVPEVYHLKGGILKYLEGMPEDGSLWQGDCFVFDQRVSLRHGLKQGDYDSCHACRRPVSAEDKRHPDYEEGVSCHRCIGEYSDADRDRFRERERQMRLAAERGEAHLGRD; this is translated from the coding sequence ATGTTCACCGTTGCCGCCCTTTACCATTTCACCCGGTTCGAGTCGCCAGAGGCCATCAAGGCCCCGCTGGCGAAGATCGCCTGCGCGCATGGCGTGAAAGGCTCGCTCCTGATCGCGCGCGAAGGGATCAATGGCACCATCGCCGGCACCCGCGAAGGGATCGACGCGGTGCTGGCGCATATCCGCAGCTTGCCGGGCTGCGCCGATCTGGAATGGAAGGAAAGCGCGGCCGAGGAGATGCCCTTCGGCAAGATGAAGGTGCGGCTCAAGCGCGAGATCGTCACGATGGGCGAGCCCGATATCGATCCGAAAGCCCGCGTCGGCCATTATGTCGAGCCGCAGGACTGGAACACGCTGATCTCCTCGCCCGACACGGTCGTGATCGATACGCGCAACGATTACGAGATCGAGATCGGCACTTTCGAGGGCGCGATCGACCCCGGCACGAAATCCTTCCGCGAATTTCCGCAATGGTGGCGCGACAATGCGCATCGCTTCCACAACAAGCGCGTCGCGATGTTCTGCACCGGCGGCATCCGCTGCGAGAAATCGACGAATTTCCTGCTCTCGGAAGGGGTGCCCGAGGTCTATCACCTCAAGGGCGGTATCCTGAAATATCTCGAAGGCATGCCCGAAGACGGCTCGCTCTGGCAGGGTGATTGCTTCGTCTTCGATCAGCGCGTGAGCCTGCGCCACGGGTTGAAACAGGGCGATTATGACAGCTGTCATGCCTGTCGCCGCCCGGTCTCCGCGGAAGACAAACGCCATCCCGATTACGAGGAAGGCGTCTCCTGTCACCGCTGCATCGGCGAGTATTCCGATGCCGATCGCGACCGCTTCCGCGAGCGCGAACGTCAGATGCGCCTCGCCGCCGAGCGGGGCGAAGCGCATCTCGGACGCGATTAA
- the mbfA gene encoding iron exporter MbfA, with the protein MLPGFASRRRFDDLTEQEVLALAISSEEDDARIYRQYAEHLRAEFPASAKIFDEMAKEEDEHRRLLIARHTDRFGDVIPLIRREHVAGFYNRKPIWLTKNLSLDTIRGEAEAMEREAGKFYTLAAQRSSDASTRELLGDLAAAELGHEQKAEELTDTHLPESEKEEEDRQAHRQFILTWVQPGLAGLMDGSVSTLAPIFATAFATQNPWTTFLVGLAASVGAGISMGFTEAAHDDGVISGRGSPIKRGIASGVMTMLGGLGHALPYLIPDFWTATTIAIIVVFIELWAIAWIQNRFMETPFLRAAFQVVLGGALVFAAGVLIGGG; encoded by the coding sequence ATGCTTCCCGGTTTCGCGTCACGCCGCCGTTTCGACGATCTCACTGAACAGGAAGTGCTTGCGCTCGCGATCTCCTCCGAGGAGGACGACGCACGCATCTATCGCCAATATGCCGAACATCTGCGCGCCGAATTCCCGGCCTCCGCGAAGATCTTCGACGAGATGGCGAAAGAGGAAGACGAGCATCGCCGCCTCCTGATCGCCCGGCATACGGACCGCTTCGGCGATGTGATCCCGCTGATCCGTCGCGAACATGTCGCGGGCTTCTACAACCGCAAACCGATCTGGCTCACGAAGAACCTCTCGCTCGACACGATCCGCGGCGAGGCCGAGGCAATGGAGCGCGAGGCGGGCAAGTTCTACACGCTCGCGGCCCAGCGTAGCTCCGATGCCAGCACGCGCGAGTTGCTGGGCGATCTCGCCGCGGCCGAACTCGGTCACGAGCAAAAGGCCGAAGAGCTGACCGACACGCATCTGCCCGAGAGCGAAAAGGAAGAGGAAGACCGTCAGGCCCATCGCCAGTTCATCCTGACCTGGGTGCAACCGGGTCTCGCCGGGCTGATGGACGGCTCCGTCTCGACCCTCGCGCCGATCTTCGCCACCGCCTTCGCGACCCAAAACCCCTGGACCACCTTCCTCGTGGGCCTCGCGGCCTCGGTCGGCGCGGGCATCTCGATGGGCTTCACCGAAGCGGCGCATGATGACGGCGTGATCTCGGGCCGCGGCTCGCCGATCAAACGCGGCATCGCCTCGGGCGTGATGACGATGCTTGGCGGCTTGGGCCACGCGCTGCCCTACCTGATCCCCGATTTCTGGACCGCAACTACCATCGCGATCATCGTCGTGTTCATCGAGCTCTGGGCCATCGCCTGGATCCAGAACCGCTTCATGGAAACGCCCTTCCTGCGCGCGGCCTTCCAGGTCGTGCTCGGCGGCGCGCTGGTCTTCGCAGCCGGCGTCTTGATCGGCGGCGGCTGA
- a CDS encoding AEC family transporter, producing MLEIFLKTLPFFALIGLGWFAGQIRFFTAEATAWLTKFVFYFALSAMLFKFSANLDLAALVDPQFILAYLTGSGAVWLITFAVAKARKLPTALSAMEAHTSMTGNTGFLGVPMLVVLLGPAAVGPVLMVLSCDLIVFSSIITIFITAARHGKVSLAPIALGLVKNPMIVSMVAGLAWAGLKLPMPGPLSEFVTLLGAAATPGALFAIGASLAGKSAEKPAPAVWLSFGKLFLHPAAIAITSLLIFDVDPFAAGVMIAAAALPVAGNVYILAQHFGVAPQRVSAAILVSTAVSILTVPAVIHWVHG from the coding sequence ATGCTTGAGATCTTTCTGAAGACCTTGCCGTTTTTCGCCCTGATCGGGCTTGGCTGGTTCGCCGGACAGATCCGCTTTTTCACCGCTGAGGCGACCGCGTGGCTGACGAAATTCGTCTTCTACTTCGCGCTCTCGGCGATGCTGTTCAAATTCTCCGCCAATCTCGATCTGGCCGCGCTCGTCGATCCGCAATTCATCCTCGCCTATCTCACCGGCTCGGGCGCGGTCTGGCTGATCACTTTCGCGGTCGCCAAGGCGCGCAAGCTGCCCACCGCGCTCTCGGCGATGGAGGCGCATACCTCGATGACCGGCAATACCGGCTTCCTCGGCGTGCCGATGCTGGTGGTGCTGCTGGGACCGGCGGCGGTCGGGCCGGTGCTGATGGTGTTGAGCTGCGATTTGATCGTGTTTTCCTCGATCATCACGATCTTCATCACCGCCGCGCGGCACGGGAAGGTCTCGCTCGCGCCGATCGCGCTGGGGCTGGTGAAGAACCCGATGATCGTCTCGATGGTGGCGGGGCTCGCCTGGGCGGGGCTGAAGCTGCCGATGCCGGGCCCGCTATCGGAATTCGTGACGCTTTTGGGTGCCGCCGCGACGCCCGGGGCACTGTTCGCCATCGGCGCCTCGCTTGCGGGCAAATCGGCCGAGAAGCCCGCGCCGGCGGTCTGGCTGTCCTTCGGCAAGCTCTTCCTGCACCCGGCCGCGATCGCCATCACCTCGCTTCTGATCTTCGATGTCGATCCCTTCGCGGCTGGCGTGATGATTGCCGCCGCCGCCCTTCCCGTCGCGGGCAATGTCTATATTCTGGCGCAGCATTTCGGGGTGGCGCCGCAGCGCGTTTCGGCCGCCATCCTCGTCTCGACAGCCGTCTCGATCCTCACGGTTCCGGCGGTCATCCATTGGGTTCACGGCTAA
- the fghA gene encoding S-formylglutathione hydrolase, giving the protein MKTISENRCFGGVQGVYSHGSKVNDCEMTFGLFLPREAEDGPVPVLWYLSGLTCTHENAMTKAGAQAFAAEHGIALVFPDTSPRGEGVANHEDYDLGQGAGFYVNATQDPWAPHFRMWDYIAEELPNAIDAAFEIDPERQAITGHSMGGHGALTLAMSLPERFRSVSAFAPIANPTQSDWGRKQFSAYLGDDEAAWAAHDATLLVRERGFAGEMLIDQGGSDQFLDLLKPEALAEAMAARRQPGTFRIQEGYDHSYYFVSTFIPDHIEFHAEALWA; this is encoded by the coding sequence ATGAAAACGATCTCGGAAAACCGCTGTTTCGGAGGCGTCCAAGGCGTCTATTCGCACGGCTCGAAGGTCAATGATTGCGAAATGACCTTCGGGCTGTTCCTGCCGCGCGAGGCCGAGGACGGTCCGGTGCCGGTGCTGTGGTATCTCTCGGGGCTGACCTGCACCCATGAGAACGCCATGACCAAGGCGGGCGCGCAGGCGTTTGCGGCCGAGCACGGGATCGCGCTCGTGTTCCCCGACACCTCGCCGCGCGGCGAGGGCGTGGCCAATCACGAGGATTACGATCTGGGTCAGGGTGCGGGCTTTTACGTCAACGCGACGCAGGATCCGTGGGCGCCGCATTTCCGGATGTGGGATTACATCGCCGAGGAATTGCCGAACGCCATCGACGCCGCCTTCGAGATCGACCCCGAGCGGCAGGCGATCACCGGCCATTCGATGGGCGGACACGGTGCGTTGACGCTGGCGATGTCGCTGCCCGAGCGCTTCCGCTCGGTCTCGGCCTTCGCACCGATTGCGAACCCGACGCAAAGCGACTGGGGCCGCAAGCAATTCAGCGCCTATCTGGGCGACGATGAGGCTGCATGGGCGGCGCATGACGCGACGCTACTGGTCCGCGAGCGCGGATTTGCGGGCGAAATGCTGATCGATCAGGGCGGCTCGGACCAGTTCCTCGATCTGCTGAAGCCCGAGGCGCTGGCCGAGGCGATGGCCGCGCGCCGTCAGCCCGGCACCTTCCGGATTCAGGAAGGTTACGATCACAGTTACTATTTCGTCTCGACCTTCATTCCGGATCACATTGAGTTCCACGCCGAGGCGCTCTGGGCGTGA
- a CDS encoding YaiI/YqxD family protein produces MIWVDADACPVKAEAEKVATRLGVKLMLVSNGGLRPSPNPLVEMVYVDQGPDVADMYIAERATVGDVVITNDIPLAAKCVEAGARVLRPDGEALTPANIGNVLATRDLMADLRSADPFRQGGGKPFSKADRARFSDALDRVARAAAREVKNG; encoded by the coding sequence GTGATCTGGGTCGACGCGGATGCCTGCCCGGTGAAAGCCGAGGCCGAGAAGGTCGCGACCCGTCTCGGCGTCAAGTTGATGCTTGTCTCCAATGGCGGGCTGCGGCCGTCGCCCAATCCGCTGGTCGAGATGGTCTATGTCGATCAGGGGCCGGACGTGGCCGATATGTATATCGCCGAGCGGGCGACGGTCGGCGATGTGGTCATCACCAATGATATTCCGCTGGCGGCGAAATGCGTCGAGGCCGGCGCGCGGGTGCTGCGCCCCGATGGCGAGGCGCTGACGCCCGCCAATATCGGTAACGTCCTGGCAACACGGGATTTGATGGCGGATCTGCGCTCCGCCGATCCGTTCCGGCAGGGCGGCGGCAAGCCGTTTTCCAAGGCCGACCGGGCGCGGTTCTCGGATGCGCTCGACCGGGTCGCGCGGGCGGCAGCAAGAGAGGTTAAGAATGGTTAA
- a CDS encoding HAD family hydrolase has protein sequence MVKAVIFDIGNVLIEWQPERHYDRIMPRETREQMFAEVDLHGMNDEIDRGAPFRETIYAWAEKYPSWRDAIRRWHDDWIEMAAPEIPHSLRLMKSLQARGMPVFSLTNFGIQSYDFAATHYPFLRDFDRDFISGHMGVTKPDPKIYQMLEDASGLSGSDLIFTDDRADNIATAHTFGWKTHLFDGPEGWARRLVEEGLLEEAEAA, from the coding sequence ATGGTTAAGGCAGTTATCTTCGACATCGGCAACGTGCTGATCGAATGGCAGCCGGAGCGGCATTACGACCGGATCATGCCGCGCGAGACCCGCGAGCAGATGTTCGCGGAGGTCGATCTGCACGGCATGAATGACGAGATCGACCGCGGTGCGCCGTTCCGCGAGACGATCTACGCATGGGCCGAGAAATACCCGAGCTGGCGCGATGCGATCCGGCGCTGGCACGATGACTGGATCGAGATGGCAGCCCCCGAGATCCCGCATTCGCTACGCCTGATGAAATCCTTGCAGGCCAGGGGGATGCCGGTTTTCTCGCTGACGAATTTCGGGATTCAAAGCTACGATTTCGCGGCCACGCATTACCCGTTCCTGCGCGATTTCGACCGGGATTTCATCTCGGGCCATATGGGCGTCACGAAGCCCGATCCGAAGATCTATCAGATGCTCGAGGACGCGTCGGGGCTGTCCGGCTCGGATCTGATCTTCACCGATGACCGCGCCGACAATATCGCGACGGCGCATACCTTCGGCTGGAAGACGCATCTCTTCGACGGGCCGGAGGGCTGGGCGCGGCGGCTGGTCGAGGAAGGCCTGCTGGAGGAGGCGGAGGCCGCATAA
- the dxs gene encoding 1-deoxy-D-xylulose-5-phosphate synthase, which translates to MSDNPNDQTATPLLDKVRLPSDLKGLSDPELKTLATELRAETISAVSQTGGHLGAGLGVVELTVALHAVFDAPRDKIVWDVGHQCYPHKILTGRRDRIRTLRTKGGLSGFTKRSESPYDPFGAGHSSTSISAATGFTMGRELGAETGDAIAVIGDGAMSGGMAFEAMNHAGHLGKRMFVVLNDNEMSIAPPVGALSSYLTRLYSEAPLQDLKSAAKGAVGLLPVPFQEGARRAKEMLKGIAMGGTLFEELGFSYVGPVDGHDLDQLLPLLRTLKARATGPVLIHAVTKKGKGYGPAENRPDGGHATAKFDLSTGEQKKSPSNAPSYTKVFAESLIKEAAKDEKIVGITAAMPDGTGLKQFAGVYPRRCFDVGIAEQHAVTFSAGLAASGMKPFCAIYSTFLQRGYDQIVHDVAIQRLPVRFAIDRAGLVGADGATHAGSFDVGFMSSLPGMVVMAAADEAELVHMVATAAAHDEGPIAFRYPRGEGMGVDMPEEGVPLEIGKGRMIAEGARVAILSYGTRLAEVLKAREALQARGLAPTVADARFVKPLDTDLIDRLVAEHEALICIEEGAIGGFGSHVAQYLSDQGVFDHGFKFRSMVLPDTFIDHASPEDMYHSAGMDAPQIEAKVLELLGVAVAKRA; encoded by the coding sequence ATGAGCGATAACCCGAACGACCAAACGGCAACGCCGCTCCTCGACAAGGTGCGACTGCCGTCCGATCTGAAAGGCCTTTCCGATCCCGAGCTGAAAACGCTCGCCACCGAATTGCGCGCCGAGACCATCTCGGCCGTGTCGCAAACCGGCGGGCATCTGGGTGCGGGTCTTGGCGTGGTCGAGTTGACGGTCGCGCTGCATGCCGTATTCGACGCGCCGCGCGACAAGATCGTCTGGGACGTGGGCCACCAGTGCTACCCGCACAAGATCCTGACCGGGCGCCGCGACCGCATCCGCACGCTGCGCACCAAGGGCGGGCTGTCGGGTTTCACCAAACGCTCGGAGTCGCCTTACGACCCGTTCGGCGCGGGCCATAGCTCCACCTCGATTTCAGCCGCGACCGGCTTCACCATGGGCCGCGAGCTGGGCGCCGAAACGGGCGACGCGATCGCCGTGATCGGTGACGGCGCGATGTCGGGCGGCATGGCTTTCGAGGCGATGAACCACGCGGGCCACTTGGGCAAACGCATGTTCGTCGTGCTCAACGACAACGAGATGTCGATCGCCCCGCCCGTCGGCGCGCTGTCGAGCTACCTCACCCGGCTTTACTCCGAGGCCCCGCTGCAGGACCTGAAATCCGCCGCCAAGGGCGCGGTCGGCCTGCTGCCCGTGCCGTTCCAGGAAGGCGCGCGCCGGGCGAAGGAAATGCTCAAGGGCATCGCCATGGGCGGCACCCTGTTCGAGGAGCTGGGCTTCTCCTATGTCGGCCCGGTCGACGGCCACGATCTCGACCAACTGCTGCCGCTCCTGCGCACGCTCAAGGCCCGCGCGACCGGCCCGGTCCTGATCCACGCGGTGACGAAAAAGGGCAAGGGCTACGGCCCGGCCGAGAACCGCCCCGATGGCGGCCATGCCACCGCGAAATTCGATCTCAGCACCGGCGAGCAGAAGAAATCGCCCTCCAACGCGCCGAGCTACACCAAGGTCTTCGCCGAAAGCCTGATCAAGGAAGCGGCGAAAGACGAGAAGATCGTCGGCATCACCGCCGCCATGCCCGACGGCACAGGACTGAAGCAATTCGCGGGCGTCTATCCGCGCCGCTGTTTCGACGTGGGCATCGCCGAGCAGCACGCCGTGACCTTCTCCGCCGGGCTTGCGGCGTCCGGTATGAAACCGTTCTGCGCGATCTACTCGACCTTCCTGCAGCGCGGCTACGACCAGATCGTGCATGACGTCGCGATCCAGCGTCTGCCCGTACGCTTCGCCATCGACCGCGCCGGTCTGGTCGGCGCGGATGGCGCGACCCATGCGGGCTCGTTCGACGTGGGCTTCATGTCCTCGCTGCCCGGCATGGTCGTGATGGCCGCCGCCGACGAGGCCGAGCTGGTCCATATGGTCGCCACCGCCGCGGCCCATGACGAAGGCCCCATCGCCTTCCGCTACCCGCGCGGTGAAGGCATGGGCGTCGACATGCCCGAAGAAGGCGTGCCGCTGGAAATCGGCAAGGGCCGGATGATCGCGGAAGGCGCGCGGGTCGCGATCCTGTCCTACGGCACCCGTCTGGCAGAAGTGCTGAAAGCGCGCGAGGCGCTGCAGGCCCGCGGCCTTGCGCCGACCGTCGCCGATGCACGCTTCGTCAAACCGCTCGACACCGATCTGATCGACCGGCTCGTGGCCGAACACGAGGCGCTGATCTGCATCGAGGAAGGCGCGATCGGCGGCTTCGGCAGCCATGTCGCGCAATACCTGTCGGATCAGGGTGTCTTCGATCACGGGTTCAAGTTCCGCTCGATGGTCCTGCCCGACACGTTCATCGACCACGCCTCGCCCGAGGATATGTATCACTCGGCAGGCATGGATGCGCCGCAGATCGAGGCGAAGGTGCTCGAGCTTCTGGGCGTCGCGGTCGCGAAACGCGCCTGA